From the Thermosynechococcus sp. genome, the window AAAATTTTAATTTTAAGGAATCTTTTGGCCGGTTCTTGGCAACTCCGTAAAAGCTAGCTAAAGTCATCTGTTTTTACCGAGGTTCTAATGATGGTTTCGACACTCCCTGAAAAACAACCCAAAAAACAAAAGGTGACAGGCTATATTCATTCGGTTGAAACCTGTGGCACGGTTGATGGTCCCGGTATCCGCTATGTCATTTTCACCCAAGGTTGTCCGCTGCGCTGCCTGTACTGCCACAATCCTGACTGCCGTGAACCCCATCAGGGGAAGCTCGTCACCGTGGATGAACTGATTGCCGACATTCAACACTATCAGTCCTATTTGCGCCAAGGGGGCGTGACGGCCAGTGGCGGGGAACCCCTGATGCAGCCGGAATTTGTCCGCGAAATTTTTGAGCGTTGCCACGAGTTGGGATTGCACACTGCCCTAGATACCTCAGGTTATGTCGTTCTTGAGGCGGCAAAGCCAGTTGTGGCGGTCACCGATTTAGTCTTGCTAG encodes:
- the pflA gene encoding pyruvate formate-lyase-activating protein, translating into MMVSTLPEKQPKKQKVTGYIHSVETCGTVDGPGIRYVIFTQGCPLRCLYCHNPDCREPHQGKLVTVDELIADIQHYQSYLRQGGVTASGGEPLMQPEFVREIFERCHELGLHTALDTSGYVVLEAAKPVVAVTDLVLLDIKSFLPETYRRVTGVTITPTLELAKYLDEIHKPTWVRFVLVPGLTDDPENMRGLAQFVAGLSNVEKVEVLPFHKMGEYKWRQLGLPYELFDTPAASPEEVQRAIALFREYDLNVQ